A genomic stretch from Lathyrus oleraceus cultivar Zhongwan6 chromosome 2, CAAS_Psat_ZW6_1.0, whole genome shotgun sequence includes:
- the LOC127117494 gene encoding uncharacterized protein LOC127117494, protein MFHQKLKHSFLYNSLTKFLFKHFLSIPIMATVEVVSAKTALSDDTTGLLLKSDEKTTEEVLESPIAPAASETNEEKEEEAVVESSAAEAKVPVIESETKEVVEETVTVKHTEEETKKEEETEKEEPVEETKENADSVVDVIQEPPTAESETVKNVVKDENVIDEPETKDSVNTEEAPKEKAEENVEKEEAIDEKKEEEVITNSEAEIEKSE, encoded by the exons ATGTTTCATCAAAAATTAAAGCATAGTTTCCTATACAACTCTTTAACTAAGTTTCTCTTTAAGCATTTTCTTTCTATTCCTATTATGGCCACTGTTGAG GTTGTATCTGCAAAGACTGCACTCTCGGACGACACCACCGGGTTATTATTGAAATCTGATGAGAAAACCACTGAAGAAGTTCTTGAGAGTCCAATTGCACCAGCAGCATCAGAAACCaatgaagaaaaagaagaagaagctgTAGTAGAATCTTCAGCTGCAGAAGCAAAAGTACCTGTGATTGAATCTGAAACTAAAGAGGTGGTAGAAGAAACTGTGACTGTGAAACACACAGAAGAGGAAACAAAGAAGgaagaagaaactgagaaagaGGAACCTGTTGAGGAAACAAAAGAAAATGCTGATTCTGTTGTTGATGTTATTCAGGAACCACCAACTGCAGAATCTGAGACAGTAAAAAATGTTGTTAAGGATGAGAATGTGATAGATGAGCCTGAAACTAAGGACAGTGTTAACACAGAAGAAGCACCAAAAGAGAAAGCCGAGGAGAACGTTGAGAAAGAAGAAGCCATAGAtgaaaagaaagaggaggaaGTGATCACCAACAGTGAGGCAGAAATAGAGAAGAGTGAGTAA
- the LOC127117495 gene encoding uncharacterized protein LOC127117495 gives MSDRKMASLVSNTRMISARNEVYVAAMPLRATKGPPQLLMSAAYSLNLWDFQHLMVIIKPSSSSQVLVFDFQPKDPENIYIALSALFGRAVPGAVLVRKLNKLPRSKCWLVGYAETDAVEIANEFNRKYETDLRIGLNDCRDYTNGLIRELTGEKDVLKRLRNLGG, from the exons ATGAGTGACAGAAAAATGGCATCACTAGTATCAAACACAAGAATGATAAGTGCAAGAAATGAAGTGTATGTGGCAGCAATGCCTCTAAGGGCTACAAAGGGTCCACCCCAATTGCTTATGTCTGCTGCCTATTCCCTTAATTTATGGGATTTTCAGCATCTCATGGTCATCATCAAACCTTCATCCTCTTCACAGGTTCTGGTTTTTGATTTTCAACCAAAAGATCCTGAAAATATATATATAGCCCTATCAGCTTTATTTGGAAGAGCTGTGCCAG GAGCTGTTCTTGTGAGGAAATTAAACAAGCTGCCGCGAAGCAAATGCTGGTTGGTTGGATATGCAGAAACAGATGCTGTGGAAATAGCAAATGAATTCAACAGAAAATACGAAACAGATTTGAGAATCGGTCTTAATGATTGTCGCGATTATACAAATG GTTTGATCAGGGAACTCACCGGCGAAAAAGATGTGCTCAAACGTTTGAGAAACCTTGGTGGATAG
- the LOC127120995 gene encoding uncharacterized protein LOC127120995: MQSLFGFHETLKVVTNGVPAVGEDSTDAQRNAHKDAKKKDCKAPFYIQLQKDKGSTKVKDEGANLARQDLDDSDDLEDMVVVADDHVESKIWFLDSGCSNHTTGRKVWLVDFDESKKSKVKLADNSSLQAKSEKKIKVLQTDGGGEYTSNRSEALCSEHGVDNEVPYQEPEEQGS, from the exons ATGCAATCATTATTTGGCTTTCATGAAACCCTAAAAGTGGTTACTAATGGTGTTCCTGCGGTTGGTGAAGATTCAACTGACGCACAGAGAAACGCTCACAAGGATGCCAAGAAAAAGGATTGCAAGGCGCCGTTTTACATCCAATTGCA GAAAGACAAAGGATCGACAAAAGTCAAGGACGAAGGAGCGAACCTTGCACGTCAAGATTTAGATGATTCTGATGATCTGGAGGATATGGTTGTAGTTGCAGATGACCATGTCGAATCCAAGATTTGGTTCCTCGACTCAGGCTGCTCGAATCACACGACTGGTCGAAAAGTATGGTTAGTAGATTTTGACGAGTCGAAGAAGAGCAAAGTCAAACTTGCTGATAATAGCTCGTTGCAAGCTAAA agtgaaaagaagatcaaggtGTTGCAAACAGATGGAGGTGGCGAATACACATCCAATAGATCTGAAGCATTATGTTCAGAACATGGTGTTGATAATGAG GTGCCCTACCAAGAACCTGAAGAACAAGGTTCCTAA